A stretch of the Balneola vulgaris DSM 17893 genome encodes the following:
- a CDS encoding M23 family metallopeptidase — MLRLTLFLLLCFSSLQSFAQSEQHIWPTNASRHLSSTFGETRAAHFHAGLDIKTWGREGYKVYATKSGTLHRILITNKGYGKALYLKHNDGTYTVYAHLQRFNSRIQAIADSARLKDYSYEMDLYLDQDSVYIEQGDVIAYTGSTGIGPPHLHYEIRDVLNEPTNPLFADFPIKDTKPPVFRSVLVEPLNKNTLIEGAPYPKSFALDEDETLNVYANGPVGLAVNVYDPADEVYNKYAVYELILTSKTDTLFYQRKDEFSFHQAPLMFLDRVPDFKSDRRNFQRLYKHENIDHPFIIIDKTKETTLAAQDTLTLTAKDFFGNSSSTRILVQEQAVDFNTTTHSQGDYWTFNWKAEHNRIVNFRNFDQGVIWDSQNQQRLIEFPHDLNKSIARLAPSTNSWLSTPDRNLSLHFDTESLFDTTSFTFDYYLKNDTTFIEVGNPQIPLKNGYDILFYLEGMQSDSTLRLYEIDDEEFDYIDSKVQGHSLRAYPNSFGTFVILNDTTAPSIQSIEKVTLGDGQESYSIQTSDNLSGVDFKSAIFKINDAQGIAEYDYEGDYFTFYLPNIVLKKENNVYFEVRDKAGNLSTKSFLLKN; from the coding sequence TTGCTACGTTTAACCCTATTTCTTTTACTCTGTTTTAGCAGCCTGCAATCTTTTGCACAATCAGAACAACACATTTGGCCCACCAATGCTAGCCGGCATTTAAGCTCTACCTTTGGTGAAACTAGAGCTGCTCACTTCCATGCTGGTTTAGACATTAAGACTTGGGGTCGAGAAGGATACAAGGTGTATGCAACTAAATCTGGCACCTTACACCGCATACTTATTACTAACAAAGGCTATGGCAAGGCGCTTTACCTAAAGCACAACGACGGAACGTATACGGTATATGCTCACCTTCAACGATTCAATAGTCGCATACAGGCTATCGCCGACTCAGCTCGACTGAAAGATTACAGTTATGAAATGGACCTGTATTTAGATCAAGATTCCGTTTATATCGAGCAAGGGGATGTGATCGCCTATACCGGTTCAACAGGGATAGGTCCACCCCACCTACATTATGAAATCCGTGATGTTTTAAATGAACCGACCAATCCGCTGTTCGCAGATTTCCCCATTAAAGACACGAAACCTCCTGTTTTTAGATCGGTACTTGTTGAGCCCCTGAATAAAAATACACTTATCGAAGGCGCTCCTTATCCCAAATCATTTGCCCTAGATGAAGATGAGACATTAAATGTGTATGCAAATGGTCCCGTTGGCTTGGCCGTGAATGTATATGATCCTGCCGATGAAGTGTATAATAAATATGCGGTATATGAACTGATCCTGACCTCAAAAACGGATACACTTTTTTATCAGCGAAAGGATGAGTTTAGTTTTCATCAAGCGCCCTTGATGTTTCTAGACCGTGTACCTGACTTTAAAAGTGACCGAAGAAATTTTCAGCGTTTATATAAACATGAAAACATTGATCACCCTTTTATCATCATCGATAAAACAAAAGAGACAACCCTTGCAGCACAAGACACGCTAACCTTAACAGCGAAAGATTTTTTCGGCAACTCATCATCAACTCGCATCCTTGTTCAAGAGCAAGCAGTTGATTTCAATACGACCACTCATTCACAAGGTGATTATTGGACATTCAACTGGAAGGCAGAGCACAACAGAATTGTTAATTTTAGAAACTTTGATCAGGGCGTGATTTGGGACTCACAGAATCAACAAAGGCTTATTGAATTCCCGCACGACCTAAACAAAAGTATAGCCCGCCTAGCTCCTTCAACAAACAGTTGGCTTTCTACACCAGATCGAAATCTTAGCCTCCATTTTGACACAGAAAGTCTTTTTGATACTACCAGCTTCACTTTCGACTATTATCTCAAAAATGACACTACATTCATTGAGGTAGGTAATCCTCAAATACCCCTTAAAAATGGATATGATATCCTATTCTATTTGGAAGGAATGCAATCTGATTCCACCTTACGACTATATGAAATTGACGATGAGGAATTCGACTATATAGATTCGAAAGTACAAGGCCATAGCCTAAGAGCCTACCCTAATTCTTTTGGCACTTTTGTTATACTCAACGATACTACGGCACCATCCATACAGAGTATCGAGAAAGTGACTTTAGGTGATGGACAGGAAAGTTATAGCATTCAAACTAGCGACAACTTATCGGGCGTAGATTTTAAGTCGGCTATTTTTAAGATAAACGACGCACAAGGAATAGCTGAGTACGACTATGAAGGAGATTATTTTACATTCTACCTTCCAAACATTGTGCTCAAAAAAGAGAATAATGTTTATTTCGAAGTGAGAGATAAAGCAGGAAACCTTTCCACGAAAAGCTTCCTGCTTAAAAATTAA
- a CDS encoding RidA family protein, giving the protein MKKIISTDSAPAAIGPYSQAVLHNGLLYCSGQIPLNPETMEIVGDNAADQAKQVMKNLKEVLTAAGTDFSKVIKCSIFLDDMNDFAAVNEVYGSYFESEPPARETVAVQTLPKSVLVEISCIAYV; this is encoded by the coding sequence ATGAAAAAAATTATCTCTACTGATAGTGCACCAGCAGCTATCGGTCCATATAGCCAAGCAGTACTTCATAATGGCCTTTTATATTGTTCAGGGCAGATTCCATTAAACCCAGAAACAATGGAAATTGTGGGCGACAATGCAGCGGATCAAGCCAAGCAAGTAATGAAGAATTTGAAGGAAGTATTAACTGCTGCGGGCACTGATTTTTCTAAAGTTATTAAGTGTTCAATCTTCTTAGATGATATGAACGACTTTGCTGCTGTGAACGAAGTTTATGGTAGCTACTTTGAGTCGGAGCCACCAGCGCGTGAGACGGTAGCAGTTCAAACACTACCTAAAAGCGTACTTGTTGAAATAAGCTGTATCGCTTACGTTTAA